A window from Plodia interpunctella isolate USDA-ARS_2022_Savannah chromosome 2, ilPloInte3.2, whole genome shotgun sequence encodes these proteins:
- the Polr2A gene encoding DNA-directed RNA polymerase II subunit RPB1, translating into MATTNDSKAPLRQVKRVQFGILSPDEIRRMSVTEGGIRFPETMEGGRPKLGGLMDPRQGVIDRSSRCQTCAGNMTECPGHFGHIDLAKPVFHIGFITKTIKILRCVCFYCSKLLVSPTNPKIKEVVMKSKGQPRKRLTYVYDLCKGKNICEGGEDMDIGKEGEEGKRGSGHGGCGHYQPSIRRQGLDLTAEWKHANEDTQEKKTTITAERVWEILKHITDEESFILGMDPKFARPDWMIVTVLPVPPLSVRPAVVMFGAAKNQDDLTHKLADIIKANNELQRNEQTGAPAHVLGVNIRMLQFHVATFVDNDMPGMPKAMQKSGKPLKAIKARLKGKEGRIRGNLMGKRVDFSARTVITPDPNLRIDQVGVPRSIAQNLTFPELVTPFNIDRMQELVRRGNAQYPGAKYIVRDNGERIDLRFHPKPSDLHLQYGYKVERHLRDDDLVIFNRQPTLHKMSMMGHRVKVLPWSTFRMNLSCTSPYNADFDGDEMNLHVPQSMETRAEVENIHITPRQIITPQANKPVMGIVQDTLTAVRKMTKRDVFLTKEQVMNLLMFLPTWDGKIPQPCILKPQPLWTGKQIFTLIIPGNVNMIRTHSTHPDEEDDGPYKWISPGDTKVVVEHGELLMGILCKKSLGASAGSLLHICMLELGHEVAGRFYGNIQTVINNWLLLEGHSIGIGDTIADPQTYQEIQRAIVKAKDDVIEVIQKAHNMELEPTPGNTLRQTFENQVNRILNDARDKTGGSAKKSLTEYNNLKAMVVAGSKGSNINISQVIACVGQQNVEGKRIPFGFRKRTLPHFIKDDYGPESRGFVENSYLAGLTPSEFYFHAMGGREGLIDTAVKTAETGYIQRRLIKAMESVMVHYDGTVRNSVGQLIQLRYGEDGLAGETVEFQNLPTVKLSNKAFEKKFKFDPSNERYLKRIFNEDIIKELTESGYVIADLESEWEQLCKDREILRQIFPSGESKVVLPCNFKRMIWNVQKIFHINKRMPTDLSPIKVIQGVKDLLKKCVIVAGEDRLSKQANENATLLFQCLVRSTLCTKFVSEEYRLSSEAFEWLIGEIETRFQQAQVNPGEMVGALAAQSLGEPATQMTLNTFHFAGVSSKNVTLGVPRLKEIINISKKPKAPSLTVFLTGGAARDAEKAKNVLCRLEHTTLRKVTANTAIYYDPEPQNTVIAEDQEFVNVYYEMPDFDPTKISPWLLRIELDRKRMTDKKLTMEQIAEKINAGFGDDLNCIFNDDNAEKLVLRIRIMNNEENKFQDNDEETVDKMEDDMFLRCIEANMLSDMTLQGIEAIAKVYMHLPQTEAKKRIIITEQGEFKAIAEWLLETDGTSLMKVLSERDVDPIRTFSNDICEIFQVLGIEAVRKSVEKEMNAVLQFYGLYVNYRHLALLCDVMTAKGHLMAITRHGINRQDTGALMRCSFEETVDVLLDAASHAEVDPMRGVSENIIMGQLPRMGTGCFDLLLDAEKCKHGMEMGGLGVGMGVGGGMYFGVGTPSMTPLMTPWSTQNTPGYGSSAWSPGQVGSSMTPGGPSFSPSGASDASGLSPAYSSAWSPQPGSPGSPGPPLSPYASPAGASPSYSPTSPVYAPASPSLTPSSSHYPPASPSYSPTSPNYSPTSPIYSPTSPSYSPTSPGYSPTSPSYSPTSPSYSPTSPSYSPTSPAYSPTSPSYSPTSPSYSPTSPSYSPTSPSYSPTSPAYSPTSPGYSPSSPSYSPTSPVYSPASLSYSPSSPNYTPASPAYSPTSPSYSPTSPAYSPTSPSYSPSSPKYTPTSPNYSPTSPSLAGGSPTYSPTSPQYSPTSRQYSPTSPAYSPSSPQHQRSYASSSPNYSPSSPNYSPSSPGYSPSSTKYSPTSLTYTPTSPNYSPSSPAYSPSSGGAPTTYSPNSPTYSPTSPVYDDGDD; encoded by the exons ATGGCGACCACGAACGATTCGAAGGCGCCTTTGCGCCAAGTAAAAAGAGTACAATTTGGAATATTATCACCAGATGAAATC CGTCGAATGTCAGTCACTGAAGGGGGAATTCGCTTTCCCGAAACTATGGAAGGTGGAAGACCTAAACTTGGTGGTCTTATGGATCCTAGACAAGGGGTGATTGATAGAAGTTCCAGATGCCAAACTTGTGCTGGCAACATGACTGAGTGTCCAGGACATTTTGGTCATATTGATTTGGCTAAACCCGTTTTTCATATTggatttataacaaaaactataaaaatattgagatgTGTATGCTTTTACTGTTCAAAATTACTTGTCAGCCCG ACTAATCCAAAAATAAAGGAAGTTGTTATGAAATCTAAAGGACAGCCTCGTAAGAGACTTACATATGTGTATGATTTATGTAAAGGCAAAAATATCTGTGAAGGTGGTGAAGATATGGATATAGGCAAGGAGGGTGAGGAAGGAAAACGAGGTTCAGGACATGGTGGTTGCGGTCACTACCAACCGTCAATCAGACGCCAGGGTTTGGATCTCACTGCAGAGTGGAAGCATGCTAATGAAGATACACAGGAAAAGAAAACCACCATCACTGCAGAGAGAGTTTGGGAAATTCTAAAACATATCACAG ATGAGGAGTCGTTTATATTGGGTATGGATCCCAAATTTGCCAGACCTGATTGGATGATAGTCACTGTATTACCTGTCCCACCACTGTCCGTCAGACCAGCTGTAGTCATGTTCGGGGCAGCCAAGAATCAGGATGATTTGACTCATAAACTAgctgatattataaaagccAACAATGAGCTGCAGAGAAATGAACAGACAGGAGCTCCCGCTCATGTCCTCGGTGTCAACATTAGGATGTTACAATTTCATGTTGCCACATTTGTAGACAATGATATGCCTGGGATGCCAAA AGCTATGCAGAAATCTGGCAAGCCATTAAAAGCAATCAAGGCACGTCTCAAAGGAAAGGAAGGAAGAATTAGAGGAAACCTTATGGGGAAACGTGTTGATTTCTCAGCGCGTACTGTTATCACACCTGATCCCAATTTACGTATTGATCAAGTTGGGGTGCCAAGATCAATTGCACAAAATCTGACTTTTCCTGAATTGGTGACCCCATTCAACATTGACAGAATGCAAGAACTTGTTAGAAGAGGGAATGCTCAGTATCCTGGTGCGAAATACATTGTCCGTGATAATGGAGAAAGAATTGATTTGAGGTTCCATCCTAAACCATCTGACTTGCATTTACAATATGGATATAAAGTGGAGCGTCATCTGAGGGATGATGATCTGGTGATTTTCAACCGGCAGCCGACTCTGCACAAAATGAGTATGATGGGTCACAGGGTAAAAGTGCTGCCATGGTCAACATTCCGAATGAACCTCAGTTGCACCTCGCCATATAACGCCGACTTTGATGGAGATGAAATGAATTTACATGTCCCACAATCAATGGAAACAAGAGCAGAAGTAGAAAATATTCACATAACCCCAAGGCAGATTATTACTCCACAAGCCAACAAACCTGTTATGGGTATTGTACAGGACACACTGACAGCTGTGCGTAAAATGACTAAAAGAGATGTTTTTCTTACAAAAGAACAGGTTATGAATCTCTTGATGTTCCTTCCTACATGGGATGGTAAAATTCCTCAGCCTTGCATTTTAAAGCCTCAGCCATTATGGACaggcaaacaaatatttactttaataattcCTGGAAATGTAAACATGATACGGACACATTCCACCCATCCTGATGAAGAAGATGATGGCCCTTATAAATGGATATCCCCTGGTGATACTAAAGTAGTTGTAGAACATGGAGAACTTCTTATGGGCATCTTGTGTAAAAAATCTCTTGGTGCCTCAGCTGGTTCTCTGTTGCATATTTGCATGTTGGAATTGGGGCACGAGGTTGCTGGACGATTCTATGGTAACATTCAAACTGTAATCAACAACTGGTTATTATTAGAAGGTCACTCAATTGGTATTGGAGACACTATTGCTGATCCTCAAACATATCAAGAAATTCAGCGTGCTATTGTTAAAGCCAAAGATGATGTCATAGAAGTTATTCAAAAGGCTCATAATATGGAATTGGAGCCTACTCCTGGTAATACTCTCAGGCAAACTTTCGAGAATCAAGTGAATCGTATTCTGAACGACGCTCGTGATAAAACTGGTGGGTCTGCTAAGAAATCTTTGACAGAATACAACAACCTCAAAGCTATGGTGGTAGCTGGTTCCAAAGGttccaatattaatatttctcagGTTATTGCCTGTGTAGGTCAACAGAATGTTGAAGGAAAGCGAATTCCATTTGGATTCCGTAAAAGGACATTACCACATTTCATTAAAGATGATTATGGTCCAGAATCTAGAGGTTTTGTAGAAAATTCATATCTTGCCGGATTGACGCCTTCAGAGTTCTATTTCCACGCCATGGGAGGTCGTGAGGGTCTTATCGATACTGCTGTCAAGACTGCCGAAACTGGATACATTCAGCGTCGTTTGATAAAGGCTATGGAGTCTGTTATGGTTCACTATGATGGTACAGTTCGTAACTCTGTTGGTCAACTCATTCAGTTGCGTTATGGTGAAGACGGATTGGCTGGAGAAACTGTAGAGTTCCAAAATCTACCCACAGTAAAACTGTCCAACAAAGCCTTTGaaaagaaattcaaatttgatcCTTCCAATGAAAGATATTTGAAGAGAATTTTCAATGAAGATATTATCAAAGAACTGACAGAATCTGGTTATGTGATAGCAGACTTAGAAAGTGAATGGGAGCAGCTCTGTAAAGATCGAGAGATTTTACGTCAAATCTTCCCAAGTGGGGAATCCAAAGTTGTGTTGCCTTGCAACTTCAAGAGAATGATTTGGAATGTACAGAAGATTTTCCATATCAATAAGAGAATGCCGACAGATTTAAGTCCTATAAAGGTTATACAAGGTGTCAAGGATCTATTGAAAAAGTGCGTCATTGTAGCTGGAGAAGATCGTCTGTCTAAACAAGCTAATGAGAATGCAACTTTGCTGTTCCAATGTTTGGTCAGATCAACACTGTGCACTAAGTTTGTATCGGAAGAGTATAGACTATCAAGTGAAGCCTTTGAATGGTTGATAGGAGAAATTGAGACTCGATTCCAACAGGCGCAGGTGAATCCTGGTGAGATGGTGGGTGCGCTTGCTGCCCAGTCTCTCGGAGAACCTGCCACTCAGATGACACTGAACACTTTCCATTTTGCTGGTGTGTCATCCAAAAACGTAACACTTGGTGTGCCCCGACTTAAGGAAATCATTAACATCTCTAAGAAACCCAAAGCTCCCTCTCTTACAGTTTTCCTTACGGGAGGAGCAGCTCGGGATGCCGAAAAAGCAAAGAATGTACTCTGCCGCCTTGAACACACAACATTGCGTAAAGTCACCGCTAATACGGCTATTTATTATGACCCTGAACCACAAAATACAGTCATTGCTGAAGATCAAGAATTCGTCAATGTTTACTATGAAATGCCTGACTTTGATCCCACAAAGATATCACCGTGGCTGTTGCGTATTGAGCTGGATCGTAAGAGGATGACTGATAAAAAGTTGACCATGGAACAGATTGCCGAAAAAATTAATGCTGGATTCGGTGACGATCTGAATTGTATATTCAATGACGACAACGCTGAAAAACTGGTGTTGCGTATAAGAATTATgaataatgaagaaaataaattccagGATAATGACGAAGAGACAGTTGACAAGATGGAAGACGACATGTTCCTCAGATGTATTGAAGCAAATATGTTGTCGGACATGACCTTACAGGGTATAGAAGCTATAGCAAAAGTATACATGCATCTGCCCCAGACAGAAGCTAAAAAACGTATTATTATCACAGAGCAAGGAGAGTTTAAAGCTATAGCTGAGTGGTTGTTGGAAACTGATGGTACTTCATTAATGAAGGTACTGTCTGAGCGCGACGTGGACCCAATCAGAACGTTCAGTAACGACATTTGCGAGATATTCCAAGTTTTGGGTATAGAGGCTGTGCGTAAATCGGTGGAGAAAGAAATGAATGCCGTGTTGCAGTTCTACGGTCTATACGTAAACTACCGTCACCTCGCGTTGCTGTGTGACGTCATGACAGCTAAAGGTCATCTTATGGCCATCACGCGTCACGGCATCAACAGACAAGACACTGGCGCTCTCATGAGGTGTTCCTTCGAGGAAACTGTCGACGTGTTGTTGGATGCGGCGAGTCACGCTGAAGTCGATCCTATGAGAGGAGTGtcggaaaatattattatgggtCAACTACCGAGGATGGGAACTG gaTGTTTTGATCTACTCCTCGACGCTGAGAAATGTAAACACGGAATGGAGATGGGTGGTCTAGGAGTGGGCATGGGTGTTGGCGGCGGCATGTATTTCGGCGTGGGCACGCCGTCCATGACGCCTCTGATGACCCCGTGGTCGACTCAGAACACACCTGGATACGGAAGCAGTGCCTGGTCTCCTGGTCAAG TGGGCAGCAGCATGACTCCTGGAGGCCCTTCATTCTCGCCGTCCGGGGCGTCGGATGCGTCGGGACTGTCCCCGGCGTACAGCAGCGCCTGGTCGCCGCAGCCCGGCTCTCCGGGCTCCCCCGGGCCCCCGCTGTCCCCGTACGCCTCCCCAGCTGGGGCTTCCCCGTCCTACTCCCCTACAAGCCCCGTGTACGCCCCGGCGTCCCCAAGTCTCACCCCATCATCCTCGCACTACCCCCCAGCGAGCCCATCTTACTCCCCGACTTCACCAAACTATTCCCCCACATCCCCTATATATTCCCCGACTTCCCCAAGCTACTCGCCAACTTCACCTGGCTATTCTCCAACGTCGCCGTCATACTCTCCCACGTCTCCCAGCTATTCGCCGACGTCGCCGAGCTATTCACCGACCAGTCCGGCCTATTCGCCGACATCTCCAAGTTACTCCCCCACTTCACCCAGTTACTCGCCGACTAGCCCGTCTTACTCGCCTACGAGTCCCTCGTACTCGCCGACAAGCCCAGCGTATTCGCCGACATCACCAGGATACTCTCCTTCGTCCCCCAGCTATTCTCCCACTAGCCCTGTATACAGTCCCGCATCACTGAGCTATTCTCCATCTTCACCGAATTATACGCCGGCCTCTCCCGCATATTCCCCTACAAGTCCATCTTATTCGCCGACTTCGCCGGCCTACTCTCCAACGTCACCGAGTTACTCTCCTTCATCGCCGAAATACACTCCGACTTCACCAAATTATTCGCCGACATCGCCGTCTCTGGCTGGCGGCAGTCCTACATACTCACCTACAAGTCCCCAGTACTCGCCGACAAGTCGTCAGTATTCTCCTACAAGCCCGGCGTACTCGCCGTCGTCACCGCAGCACCAGCGCAGTTACGCATCGTCTTCTCCAAATTATTCACCATCTTCTCCAAACTATTCGCCATCGTCGCCGGGCTACTCACCGTCTTCCACCAAGTATTCGCCGACGTCACTCACGTACACTCCGACCTCTCCTAATTACTCCCCTTCATCTCCCGCGTACTCCCCCTCATCCGGTGGCGCCCCCACCACATATTCTCCCAATTCACCTACATATTCCCCTACATCCCCTGTGTATGACGATGGCGACGATTAA
- the ari-2 gene encoding potential E3 ubiquitin-protein ligase ariadne-2, with amino-acid sequence MSAESDMEYSDNDGDDYDYYGGQDDCDMETVDRSKSDPEYFLFSCLKVEEVEKLLNESIELLSNSLQITPSLAKVMLHAYEWNAQEIINKYKENANEVLVYSYVKPSVPSAQAGTSQTACAVCANTPMLQNYSALACGHYFCNDCWAMHFEVQIMQGVSNTIQCMAQDCEVRAPEDFVLSHVPKPGLRERYQQFMFKDHVKSHPQLRFCPGPNCQWIFQARTREGARRVECRGCELLTCFSCGAPHHAPTDCMTIRRWLTKCADDSETANYISAHTKDCPKCQICIEKNGGCNHMQCGACRHDFCWVCLGDWKTHGSEYYECSRYKEDPNLANDSQHAQAREALKKYLHYYERWENHARSLKLEEQTLASLKSRINQKVMAGEGTWIDWQYLWDAARLLKRCRYTLQYTYPYAYYMELGPRKELFEYQQAQLEAEIENLSWKVERAETTDRGDLENQMDIAEKRRTTLLKDFLEFNTSSASSSKV; translated from the exons ATGTCTGCGGAATCTGATATGGAATATTCAGACAACGACGGCGATGATTACGATTACTACGGAGGACAAGATGACTGCGATATGGAGACGGTCGACCGCAGTAAATCAGACCcagagtattttttattttcatgccTGAAAGTAGAGGAAGTAGAGAAATTGCTAAACGAATCCATTGAATTGCTCAGCAATAGCCTTCAAATAACGCCTTCACTCGCCAAG GTAATGTTACATGCATATGAATGGAATGctcaagaaataataaataaatacaaggaAAATGCCAATGAGGTCCTGGTGTACAGTTATGTAAAGCCCAGTGTGCCCTCGGCTCAAGCTGGCACCAGTCAAACAGCATGCGCTGTATGTGCCAACACTCCAATGCTTCAAAATTATAGTGCTTTGGCTTGTGGACACTACTTCTGCAATGATTGTTGGGCTATGCATTTCGAAGTACAAATTATGCAAG gtgtTTCAAACACCATTCAATGTATGGCTCAAGACTGCGAAGTCAGGGCTCCAGAAGATTTTGTGCTTTCCCATGTTCCAAAGCCAGGTCTAAGGGAGCGTTATCAGCAATTTATGTTTAAGGATCATGTGAAGTCTCATCCTCAACTTAGATTTTGTCCTGGGCCTAATTGTCAG tGGATATTCCAAGCTCGGACACGAGAGGGCGCGCGCAGAGTGGAATGTCGTGGCTGTGAGCTGCTTACTTGTTTTTCATGTGGTGCACCTCATCATGCACCCACAGATTGTATGACGATACGGCGTTGGCTCACCAAATGTGCAGACGACTCCGAAACTGCTAACTATATAAGTGCTCATACAAAG GATTGTCCTAAATGCCAGATTTGTATAGAGAAAAATGGAGGCTGCAACCATATGCAGTGTGGAGCATGCAGACATGATTTCTGTTGGGTTTGTCTGGGTGATTGGAAGACTCACGGTTCAGAGTATTATGAATGCAGTCGCTATAAAGAGGATCCTAATTTGGCTAATGACAGTCAACATGCACag GCACGAGAagctttgaaaaaatatttgcattattatgaGAGATGGGAAAATCATGCAAGATCATTAAAATTGGAAGAACAAACTTTGGCAAGCCTTAAGAGTAGAATAAATCAAAag GTGATGGCTGGTGAAGGAACCTGGATTGATTGGCAGTACCTTTGGGATGCAGCAAGACTGCTGAAGCGTTGCAGATACACTTTGCAATACACCTACCCATATGCTTATTATATGGAACTTGGACCTAGGAAAGAGTTATTTGAGTATCAACAG GCCCAATTAGAAGCTGAAATCGAGAATTTGTCTTGGAAAGTGGAAAGAGCAGAAACAACAGATCGTGGAGACTTAGAAAACCAAATGGATATTGCGGAAAAAAGGAGGACAACACTATTAAAGGATTTCCTAGAATTCAATACCAGTAGCGCCTCTAGTAGCAAAGTATGA